The following are from one region of the Streptomyces fradiae genome:
- the mycP gene encoding type VII secretion-associated serine protease mycosin, whose translation MGVLLVGMAAFPAHAESVRSRQWHLDTLGAEEVWRISKGEGVTVAVIDSGVDENHPDLVGRVLDGMDLAPKERGDEHTDYDGHGTGMAGIIAGTGTGTGTGTGKGGGGDGAFGLAPGTKILPVRVPRPDQSKSLKDSNNQVNRTVSQAIRFSADSGARVISISLGATEGSQELTDAVKYALDKDALVFASVGNSGDKGNKPEYPGATPGVVGVGALDKKLMPLKNSQTGPQVDIVAPGAKILHACGGGTGLCDGTGTSDATALASATAALIWAEHPEWTNNQVLRVMLNTIKQPAGGEQRNDSVGYGAIRPLRALKTPGDPGPADVRPIPDLTAEQTSSSSPSAAPAPAKPAPAPAAQADDAEAGSSTGLWIGLGVGAAVLLGAAVAVPVLRSRRS comes from the coding sequence TTGGGCGTCCTGCTGGTGGGCATGGCGGCCTTCCCCGCCCATGCCGAGTCCGTCCGCTCACGTCAGTGGCACCTGGACACTTTGGGCGCCGAGGAGGTGTGGCGGATCAGCAAGGGGGAGGGCGTCACGGTCGCGGTCATCGATAGCGGCGTGGACGAGAACCATCCCGACCTGGTCGGACGGGTCCTGGACGGCATGGACCTCGCGCCCAAGGAACGGGGCGACGAGCACACCGACTACGACGGTCACGGCACCGGTATGGCGGGCATCATCGCCGGCACCGGCACCGGCACCGGCACCGGCACCGGCAAGGGCGGCGGTGGTGACGGCGCCTTCGGACTGGCGCCCGGCACGAAGATCCTCCCGGTACGTGTTCCTCGGCCGGATCAGAGCAAGAGCCTCAAGGACTCGAACAACCAGGTCAACCGGACGGTGTCACAGGCAATCCGCTTCTCCGCGGACTCCGGCGCAAGGGTCATCAGTATCTCGCTCGGCGCAACAGAGGGTTCTCAAGAGCTCACCGACGCGGTGAAATACGCCCTCGACAAGGACGCCCTGGTCTTCGCCTCGGTCGGCAACTCGGGGGACAAGGGCAACAAGCCCGAATACCCGGGCGCCACCCCCGGCGTCGTCGGCGTCGGCGCCCTCGACAAGAAGCTGATGCCGCTGAAGAACTCCCAGACCGGTCCCCAGGTCGACATCGTCGCGCCCGGCGCGAAAATCCTGCACGCGTGCGGCGGCGGGACCGGGCTCTGCGACGGGACCGGCACCAGTGACGCCACGGCACTCGCCTCGGCCACGGCCGCCCTCATCTGGGCGGAGCACCCGGAGTGGACCAACAATCAGGTCCTCAGGGTCATGCTCAACACCATCAAGCAACCCGCGGGCGGTGAACAGCGCAACGACAGCGTCGGTTACGGCGCCATCCGCCCCCTGCGCGCCCTGAAGACCCCCGGCGACCCCGGCCCCGCCGACGTGCGCCCGATCCCGGACCTGACGGCGGAACAGACCTCCTCCAGTTCGCCCTCGGCCGCACCGGCCCCGGCCAAGCCCGCTCCTGCGCCGGCCGCGCAGGCGGACGACGCCGAGGCAGGGAGCAGCACAGGGCTCTGGATCGGTCTCGGCGTCGGCGCAGCCGTACTGTTGGGGGCGGCTGTCGCCGTGCCAGTGTTGCGGTCACGACGCAGTTGA
- a CDS encoding molybdopterin cofactor-binding domain-containing protein: MSSDPTTTEPEGLGLGLGVSLPQADARAKTEGTFPYASDLWAEGLLWAAVLRSPHPHARIVSVDTSAAVEMPGVRAVVTHADVPGAATYGRQVADRPVFASDLVRHHGEAIAAVAADHPDTARLAAAAIAVEYEVLEPVTDPEKAFAAEPLHPDGNLIRHIPLSFGDPEATGEIVVEGLYRIGRQDTAPIGAEAGLAVPRPDGGVEIYTASTDPHTDRDLAAACFGLTPEQVKVVVTGVPGATGDRDDPGFQIPLGLLALRTGCPVKLTATREESFLGHAHRHPTLLRYRHHADAEGRLVKVEAQILLDAGAYADSSAESLAAAVSFACGPYVVPHAFVEGWAMRTNNPPSGHVRGEGAMQVCAAYEAQMDKLASRIGLDPAELRMRNVLATGDILPTGQTVTCPAPVAELLAAVRDFPLPSLPMDSPEEDWLLPGGPDGAGEPGAVRRGVGYAIGMVHMLGAEGTDEVSTATVRVQNGVATVICAAVDTGSGFSTLARQIVQETLGVDEVHVAPVDTDQPPAGPATHGRHTWVSGGAVERAAKMVRTQLLQPLAHKFGMSAELLQITDGKITSYDGVLSTTVAEAMDGKELWATAQCRPHPTEPLDESGQGDAFVGLAFCAIRAVVDVDVELGAIRVVEMAVAQDVGRILNPAQLTTRIEAGITQGVGAALTENLRTSRGLVRRPDLTGYALPTSLDAPDIRIVKLIEERDVVAPFGAKPASAVPVVTSPAAVASAVRAATGRPVNRLPIRPQAAVVTA, translated from the coding sequence GTGAGCAGCGACCCGACGACCACGGAGCCCGAGGGCCTCGGCCTGGGTCTCGGCGTCTCGCTCCCGCAGGCCGACGCGCGGGCGAAGACCGAGGGCACCTTCCCGTACGCCTCCGACCTGTGGGCCGAGGGCCTGCTGTGGGCGGCCGTCCTGCGTTCCCCGCACCCGCACGCCCGGATCGTGTCGGTCGACACCTCGGCGGCCGTCGAGATGCCCGGGGTACGGGCCGTGGTCACCCACGCCGACGTGCCGGGCGCCGCGACGTACGGCCGGCAGGTCGCCGACCGTCCCGTCTTCGCCTCCGACCTGGTCCGCCACCACGGCGAGGCGATCGCCGCCGTGGCCGCCGACCACCCGGACACGGCGCGGCTCGCGGCCGCCGCCATCGCGGTCGAGTACGAGGTCCTGGAGCCGGTCACCGACCCGGAGAAGGCGTTCGCGGCCGAGCCGCTGCACCCCGACGGGAACCTGATCCGGCACATCCCGCTGAGCTTCGGCGACCCGGAGGCGACCGGCGAGATCGTCGTCGAGGGCCTGTACCGGATCGGCCGGCAGGACACCGCCCCGATCGGCGCCGAGGCCGGGCTCGCCGTGCCGCGCCCCGACGGCGGCGTGGAGATCTACACGGCGTCGACCGACCCGCACACCGACCGCGACCTGGCCGCGGCCTGCTTCGGGCTCACCCCCGAGCAGGTCAAGGTGGTCGTGACGGGCGTGCCCGGCGCGACCGGCGACCGCGACGACCCGGGCTTCCAGATCCCGCTGGGCCTGCTCGCGCTGCGCACCGGCTGCCCGGTGAAGCTGACCGCGACCCGCGAGGAGTCCTTCCTCGGCCACGCCCACCGCCACCCCACCCTGCTGCGCTACCGCCACCACGCGGACGCCGAGGGCCGGCTGGTGAAGGTGGAGGCGCAGATCCTGCTGGACGCGGGCGCGTACGCGGACTCGTCGGCGGAGTCGCTGGCCGCGGCCGTGTCCTTCGCCTGCGGCCCGTACGTCGTGCCGCACGCCTTCGTCGAGGGCTGGGCGATGCGCACCAACAACCCGCCGTCCGGCCATGTGCGGGGCGAGGGCGCGATGCAGGTGTGCGCGGCGTACGAGGCGCAGATGGACAAGCTCGCTTCCCGGATCGGCCTGGACCCGGCGGAGCTGCGGATGCGCAACGTCCTGGCGACCGGCGACATCCTGCCCACCGGCCAGACGGTGACCTGCCCGGCCCCGGTTGCCGAACTCCTCGCCGCCGTACGGGACTTCCCGCTGCCCTCGCTCCCCATGGACTCCCCGGAGGAGGACTGGCTGCTGCCCGGCGGCCCGGACGGCGCGGGCGAGCCGGGCGCGGTGCGGCGCGGCGTCGGCTACGCGATCGGCATGGTGCACATGCTGGGCGCCGAGGGCACCGACGAGGTGTCGACGGCGACGGTACGGGTCCAGAACGGCGTCGCCACCGTCATCTGCGCCGCGGTCGACACCGGCTCCGGCTTCTCGACCCTGGCCCGCCAGATCGTGCAGGAGACCCTGGGCGTCGACGAGGTCCACGTCGCCCCGGTCGACACCGACCAGCCCCCGGCCGGCCCGGCGACCCACGGCCGCCACACCTGGGTCTCCGGCGGTGCGGTGGAGCGGGCCGCGAAGATGGTCCGTACGCAGCTGCTGCAGCCGCTGGCCCACAAGTTCGGCATGTCGGCCGAGCTGCTGCAGATCACCGACGGCAAGATCACCTCGTACGACGGCGTCCTGTCGACGACGGTCGCCGAGGCGATGGACGGCAAGGAACTCTGGGCCACCGCCCAGTGCCGCCCCCACCCCACCGAGCCCCTCGACGAATCCGGCCAGGGCGACGCCTTCGTCGGTCTCGCCTTCTGCGCGATCCGCGCCGTCGTGGACGTGGACGTGGAGCTGGGTGCGATCCGGGTCGTGGAGATGGCCGTCGCCCAGGACGTCGGCCGCATCCTCAACCCGGCCCAGCTGACCACCCGCATCGAGGCCGGCATCACCCAGGGCGTCGGCGCGGCCCTCACCGAGAACCTCCGCACCTCCCGCGGCCTGGTCCGCCGCCCCGACCTGACGGGCTACGCCCTCCCCACCTCCCTCGACGCCCCCGACATCCGCATCGTCAAACTCATCGAGGAACGCGACGTCGTCGCCCCCTTCGGCGCCAAACCGGCCAGCGCCGTCCCCGTCGTCACCTCCCCGGCCGCCGTAGCCTCCGCCGTCCGCGCGGCCACCGGCCGCCCCGTCAACCGCCTCCCGATCCGCCCCCAGGCGGCGGTGGTGACGGCCTGA
- a CDS encoding (2Fe-2S)-binding protein, with amino-acid sequence MSDEAQGNRGGTGGWEPIPQSEGYDGDATAFVQIPPEFMLEGTPLEAPGHGYVPPPMIVPLTPVAAEQGYEYEGGQGYEDGQAYEDGQGYGAGPAGYADDAAYDAAPDPGATGQWTIPTIEDGADALDDSGEYTASRLTQYTSSASATLPGGAPAPWADAFTEPEREREPEAQEPEALDAGEPDLVPEPEAEAEPVREREPDPVPVPVPEELLPPTDSSADSDEHPTTSYALRVNGVDRPVTDSWIGESLLYVLRERLGLAGAKDGCSQGECGACNVQVDGRLVASCLVPAATAAGSEVRTVEGLAVDGEPSDVQRALAKCGVQCGFCIPGMAMTVHDLLEGNHAPTELETRQALCGNLCRCSGYRGVLDAVNEIVAGRGPASGPGAASGSGDGIDPAARIPHQIPHPHDGGTA; translated from the coding sequence GTGAGCGACGAGGCACAGGGGAACCGCGGCGGAACGGGCGGCTGGGAGCCGATCCCGCAGAGCGAGGGCTACGACGGCGACGCCACCGCCTTCGTCCAGATCCCGCCGGAGTTCATGCTGGAGGGCACCCCGCTGGAGGCCCCCGGCCACGGCTACGTGCCCCCGCCGATGATCGTCCCGCTCACGCCCGTCGCGGCGGAGCAGGGGTACGAGTACGAGGGCGGGCAGGGGTACGAGGACGGGCAGGCTTACGAGGACGGGCAGGGGTACGGGGCCGGGCCGGCCGGGTACGCCGACGACGCCGCGTACGACGCCGCGCCCGACCCCGGGGCCACCGGCCAGTGGACCATCCCGACGATCGAGGACGGGGCGGACGCCCTGGACGACTCGGGCGAGTACACCGCCTCCCGCCTCACGCAGTACACGAGCAGCGCCTCCGCGACCCTGCCGGGCGGCGCGCCGGCGCCGTGGGCGGACGCGTTCACGGAGCCCGAGCGGGAGCGAGAGCCGGAGGCCCAGGAGCCCGAGGCGCTGGACGCGGGCGAGCCCGACCTCGTACCGGAGCCGGAGGCCGAGGCGGAGCCCGTACGGGAGCGTGAGCCCGACCCCGTACCCGTACCGGTACCGGAAGAGCTGCTGCCGCCCACCGACAGCTCGGCCGACAGCGACGAGCACCCCACCACCTCGTACGCGCTGCGCGTGAACGGTGTCGACCGGCCGGTGACGGACTCGTGGATCGGCGAGTCGCTGCTCTATGTGCTGCGCGAGCGGCTCGGGCTCGCCGGCGCCAAGGACGGCTGCTCGCAGGGCGAGTGCGGCGCGTGCAACGTCCAGGTGGACGGCCGGCTCGTGGCCTCCTGCCTGGTGCCGGCGGCGACCGCGGCGGGTTCCGAGGTGCGTACGGTCGAGGGCCTCGCGGTCGACGGCGAGCCGTCAGACGTGCAGCGGGCGCTCGCCAAGTGCGGGGTGCAGTGCGGCTTCTGCATCCCCGGCATGGCCATGACCGTGCACGACCTGCTCGAAGGCAACCACGCGCCCACCGAGCTGGAGACCCGGCAGGCGCTGTGCGGCAACCTGTGCCGCTGCTCCGGCTACCGCGGCGTCCTGGACGCCGTCAACGAGATCGTCGCCGGGCGCGGCCCGGCGTCCGGTCCCGGGGCCGCTTCCGGTTCCGGTGACGGTATTGATCCCGCGGCCCGTATCCCGCACCAGATCCCCCACCCGCACGACGGAGGCACGGCGTGA
- a CDS encoding xanthine dehydrogenase family protein subunit M: MTTHAPQTASRTARSVTLPASLDEAVAALTAMPAAVPVAGGTDLMAAVNRGQLRPAGLVGLSRINEIRGWQYQDGHALLGAGLTHARMGRPDFAALIPALAAASRVAGPPQIRNAGTLGGNIVSAAPTGDSLPVLAALEAELVVVGPLGTRELPVSHLLAGRDLLAPGELVAFVRVPLLHAPQVFLKATGRTGPARATASVAVVLDPARRGVRCAVGAIAPMPLRPLEAEQWIASLVDWDAERGLAPEALTAFGEYVAAACIPDPQGDEQLPPAVLHLRRTVAALARRALGRALS, translated from the coding sequence TTGACCACGCACGCACCACAGACGGCATCACGGACGGCGCGGTCCGTGACGCTGCCCGCCTCGCTCGACGAGGCAGTGGCGGCGCTGACGGCCATGCCGGCCGCCGTTCCCGTGGCCGGCGGCACCGACCTGATGGCCGCCGTCAACCGAGGACAGCTGCGCCCCGCCGGCCTGGTCGGACTGAGCCGGATCAACGAGATCCGCGGCTGGCAGTACCAGGACGGTCACGCCCTGCTCGGTGCCGGTCTCACCCACGCCCGGATGGGCCGCCCCGACTTCGCCGCCCTGATCCCCGCCCTGGCCGCCGCCTCCCGCGTCGCCGGCCCCCCGCAGATCCGCAACGCCGGCACCCTCGGCGGCAACATCGTCTCCGCCGCGCCCACCGGCGACTCGCTGCCGGTGCTCGCCGCCCTGGAGGCCGAGCTCGTCGTCGTCGGCCCGCTCGGCACCCGCGAGCTGCCCGTCAGCCACCTCCTCGCGGGCCGCGACCTGCTGGCCCCCGGCGAGCTGGTGGCCTTCGTGCGGGTCCCGCTCCTGCACGCCCCCCAGGTCTTCCTCAAGGCCACCGGCCGCACCGGCCCGGCCCGCGCCACCGCCTCCGTCGCCGTCGTCCTCGACCCGGCCCGCCGCGGGGTGCGCTGCGCGGTCGGCGCGATCGCGCCGATGCCGCTGCGGCCGCTGGAGGCCGAGCAGTGGATCGCCTCCCTGGTGGACTGGGACGCGGAGCGGGGCCTGGCCCCGGAGGCGCTGACGGCGTTCGGCGAGTACGTCGCCGCCGCCTGCATTCCGGACCCGCAGGGCGACGAGCAGTTGCCCCCGGCCGTACTGCACCTGCGGCGCACGGTCGCCGCGCTGGCCCGACGGGCACTGGGGAGGGCGCTGTCGTGA
- a CDS encoding family 20 glycosylhydrolase has product MIPAPLAAETPAGAGEFVLDERTVVDAGPGTAGAARWLRTTIGAATGLPLAPGTAADGPAIRLRIAPATGAGGTAEGGHAGPAGSADLGSAAHAEPASESAGPVPVGLGPGRCADPGSPGDPAQPASASGPAAPATAALGPGRGAGLAGPTPSAPATPALGPEAYRLTVDRNGVELVGGGPAGAFWGLQTLRQMLGAAAFRKAPLDRARRWAVPAGTVTDGPRFPWRGLMLDVARHFMPKDDVLRQLDLMAAHKLNVLHLHLTDDQGWRIEIKRHPRLTEVGGWRARSKWGHRASPLWDETPHGGYYTQDDIREIVGYAADRHISVVPEIDVPGHSQAAIAAYPELGNTDVIDTTALSVWDTWGVNPNVLAPTDTVLRFYEGVFEEVLDLFPAEVSPFVHIGGDECPKDQWKASPTAQARIEELGVGDEDGLQAWFVRHFDRWLAARGRRLIGWDEILEGGLAEGGLTDGAAVSSWRGYAGGITAAEAGHDVVMCPEQQVYLDHRQAPGEDEPMPIGYVRTLDDVYRFEPVPPGLAPDAAAHVLGTQANVWTEVMADRARVDYQTYPRLAAFAEVAWSRLPAPEERDQAGFERRMTAHYARLDALGVAYRPPAGPHPWQRRPGVLGRPIEGPPPNV; this is encoded by the coding sequence CTGATTCCCGCGCCGCTCGCCGCGGAGACGCCCGCCGGAGCGGGCGAGTTCGTCCTCGACGAGCGCACCGTCGTGGACGCCGGGCCCGGCACCGCCGGCGCGGCCCGCTGGCTGCGGACCACGATCGGCGCGGCGACCGGGCTGCCGCTGGCGCCCGGTACGGCCGCCGACGGGCCGGCCATCCGCCTCCGGATCGCTCCGGCGACGGGTGCCGGCGGCACCGCCGAGGGCGGGCACGCCGGCCCGGCCGGATCCGCCGACCTCGGCTCCGCCGCCCATGCCGAACCCGCCTCCGAATCCGCTGGCCCGGTCCCCGTCGGTCTCGGCCCTGGCCGATGCGCCGACCCGGGCAGCCCCGGCGACCCTGCCCAACCCGCCTCCGCATCCGGCCCCGCTGCCCCGGCCACCGCCGCCCTCGGCCCCGGCCGAGGCGCCGGCCTCGCCGGGCCCACCCCCAGCGCCCCCGCCACCCCCGCCCTCGGCCCCGAGGCGTACCGCCTCACCGTCGACCGCAACGGAGTCGAGCTCGTCGGCGGCGGGCCCGCCGGGGCGTTCTGGGGGCTTCAGACTCTGCGTCAGATGCTGGGCGCGGCGGCCTTCCGGAAGGCGCCGCTCGACCGGGCGCGGCGCTGGGCCGTACCCGCCGGGACCGTCACCGACGGGCCCCGCTTTCCCTGGCGCGGCCTCATGCTCGACGTCGCACGCCACTTCATGCCCAAGGACGACGTCCTCCGACAGCTCGACCTGATGGCCGCGCACAAGCTGAACGTGCTGCACCTCCACCTCACCGACGACCAGGGCTGGCGCATCGAGATCAAGCGCCATCCCCGCCTCACCGAGGTCGGCGGGTGGCGGGCGCGGAGCAAGTGGGGGCACCGGGCGTCGCCGTTGTGGGACGAGACGCCGCACGGCGGGTACTACACGCAGGACGACATCCGCGAGATCGTCGGTTATGCCGCCGACCGGCATATCTCGGTGGTCCCCGAGATCGACGTGCCCGGCCACTCGCAGGCCGCCATCGCCGCGTACCCCGAACTGGGCAACACCGACGTCATCGACACCACCGCCCTCTCCGTCTGGGACACCTGGGGGGTCAATCCGAACGTACTCGCCCCCACTGACACCGTCCTCCGCTTCTACGAGGGCGTGTTCGAGGAGGTCCTCGACCTCTTCCCGGCCGAGGTCTCGCCGTTCGTCCACATCGGCGGCGACGAGTGCCCCAAGGACCAGTGGAAGGCCTCGCCGACCGCCCAGGCCCGGATCGAGGAGCTCGGCGTCGGCGACGAGGACGGGCTGCAGGCGTGGTTCGTGCGCCACTTCGACCGCTGGCTCGCCGCGCGCGGCCGCCGCCTCATCGGGTGGGACGAGATCCTGGAGGGCGGCCTGGCGGAGGGCGGCCTCACAGACGGCGCCGCCGTGTCGTCCTGGCGCGGCTACGCGGGCGGGATCACCGCCGCCGAGGCCGGCCACGACGTGGTGATGTGCCCCGAGCAGCAGGTCTACCTGGACCACCGTCAGGCGCCCGGCGAGGACGAGCCGATGCCCATCGGATACGTGCGCACCCTCGACGACGTCTACCGCTTCGAGCCCGTCCCGCCCGGCCTCGCCCCCGACGCCGCCGCCCACGTCCTGGGCACCCAGGCCAACGTGTGGACCGAGGTCATGGCGGACCGCGCCCGCGTCGACTACCAGACCTACCCCCGCCTCGCCGCCTTCGCCGAGGTCGCCTGGTCCCGGCTGCCCGCCCCCGAGGAACGTGATCAAGCCGGTTTCGAACGCCGGATGACCGCCCACTACGCCCGCCTCGACGCCCTCGGCGTCGCCTACCGCCCGCCCGCCGGCCCCCACCCCTGGCAGCGCCGCCCCGGCGTCCTCGGCCGCCCCATCGAGGGGCCGCCCCCGAACGTGTGA
- a CDS encoding carbohydrate ABC transporter permease — protein sequence MSVSRVSPVRSLLRRPGRLAAEAVALLVAVVVAFPLYWMLLSALKPAGEIQSTSPRPWTLSPSLDSFRRVFEQQEFGRYFLNSLLVAGTVVVASAVIAFLAATAVTRFRFRFRTTLLVMFLVAQMVPVEALTIPLFFLMRDAGLLNTLGSLVLPHLAFSLPFAIWMLRGFVKAVPEALEEQAALDGASRTRFLWQILFPLVLPGLVATSVFSFISTWNDFLFAKSFLISDTSQSTLPMALLVFFKPDENDWGGIMAGSTVMTIPVLVFFVLVQRRLVSGLGGAVKD from the coding sequence GTGAGCGTTTCGCGTGTGTCGCCGGTCCGTTCGCTCCTCCGCCGGCCGGGGCGGCTGGCCGCCGAGGCGGTGGCGCTGCTCGTCGCCGTCGTGGTCGCCTTCCCGCTGTACTGGATGCTCCTCTCGGCCCTCAAACCGGCCGGCGAGATCCAGTCGACCTCACCCCGACCCTGGACCCTGTCCCCGTCCCTCGACTCCTTCCGCCGCGTCTTCGAGCAGCAGGAATTCGGCCGGTACTTCCTCAACTCGCTGCTCGTGGCCGGCACGGTGGTCGTCGCCTCCGCCGTCATCGCCTTCCTGGCGGCGACCGCCGTCACCCGCTTCCGCTTCCGCTTCCGGACCACGCTCCTCGTGATGTTCCTGGTCGCGCAGATGGTGCCGGTCGAGGCCCTGACCATCCCGCTGTTCTTCCTCATGCGGGACGCCGGCCTGCTTAACACCCTGGGCTCCCTGGTCCTCCCGCACCTCGCCTTCTCGCTCCCCTTCGCGATCTGGATGCTGCGCGGCTTCGTGAAGGCGGTCCCGGAGGCCCTGGAGGAACAGGCCGCCCTCGACGGCGCGAGCCGCACCCGCTTCCTGTGGCAGATCCTCTTCCCCCTGGTCCTCCCCGGCCTCGTCGCGACCAGCGTCTTCTCGTTCATCTCGACCTGGAACGACTTCCTCTTCGCGAAGTCCTTCCTCATCAGCGACACCTCGCAGTCGACCCTCCCGATGGCGCTGCTCGTCTTCTTCAAGCCGGACGAGAACGACTGGGGAGGCATCATGGCCGGCTCGACCGTGATGACGATCCCGGTGCTCGTCTTCTTCGTACTCGTACAGCGCCGCCTGGTCTCGGGCCTGGGCGGCGCGGTGAAGGACTGA
- a CDS encoding carbohydrate ABC transporter permease: MTTALVTRTAKEAQAPPRRTARRRGGSARTPWTPWLYLLPALVVLGGLLVYPVYQLGLISFLEYTQAQVSGGQPTTFQGLGNYQALFSDPQFWQVLLATVLFAAACVVTTLAVGCALAVLLTRIRALPRLALLLAALGAWATPAITGSTVWVFLFDPDYGPVNRVLGLGDFSWTYGRYSAFALVLMEVVWCSFPFVMVTVYAGIKAVPAEVLEAAALDGASQWRIWRSVTAPMLRPILVVVTIQSIIWDFKVFTQIYVMTGGGGIAGQNLVLNVYAYQKAFASSQYSLGSAIGVVMLLILLAVTLVYLRLLRRQGEDL, from the coding sequence ATGACCACCGCGCTCGTCACCCGTACGGCCAAGGAGGCACAGGCGCCGCCCCGGCGCACCGCCCGCCGCCGCGGCGGCTCCGCCCGGACCCCTTGGACCCCCTGGCTCTATCTGCTCCCCGCCCTCGTCGTCCTCGGCGGACTCCTCGTCTACCCCGTCTACCAGCTCGGCCTGATCTCCTTCCTCGAATACACCCAGGCCCAGGTCAGCGGGGGACAGCCGACCACCTTCCAGGGCCTCGGCAACTACCAGGCACTGTTCTCCGACCCGCAGTTCTGGCAGGTCCTGCTCGCCACCGTCCTCTTCGCCGCCGCCTGCGTCGTCACCACCCTCGCCGTCGGCTGCGCCCTCGCCGTCCTCCTCACCCGGATCCGCGCCCTGCCCCGGCTCGCCCTGCTGCTGGCCGCGCTCGGCGCCTGGGCCACCCCCGCCATCACCGGCTCCACCGTGTGGGTGTTCCTCTTCGACCCCGACTACGGGCCGGTGAACCGGGTGCTCGGGCTCGGCGACTTCTCCTGGACGTACGGGCGCTACAGCGCCTTCGCGCTGGTCCTGATGGAGGTCGTCTGGTGCTCGTTCCCCTTCGTCATGGTCACCGTCTACGCGGGCATCAAGGCCGTCCCGGCCGAGGTCCTGGAGGCCGCCGCCCTCGACGGTGCCTCGCAGTGGCGCATCTGGCGCTCCGTCACGGCCCCGATGCTGCGGCCGATCCTGGTCGTCGTCACGATCCAGTCGATCATCTGGGACTTCAAGGTCTTCACGCAGATCTACGTGATGACGGGCGGCGGCGGCATCGCCGGCCAGAACCTGGTGCTCAACGTGTACGCGTACCAGAAGGCCTTCGCCTCCTCCCAGTACAGCCTCGGCTCGGCGATCGGGGTCGTGATGCTGCTGATCCTGCTGGCGGTGACGCTGGTCTACCTCCGGCTGCTGCGACGCCAGGGAGAGGACCTGTGA
- a CDS encoding extracellular solute-binding protein has translation MKLPARIALPVALPVTLLALAACAPQTSNGAATTDDKSGTLRVWLFQEVDNKPKEQVVDQAVAAFEQRHKGTKVEVEYIPVDTRAQRVKAAFNDPKSAPDLIEYGNTDTAGYVKDGGLADITAEFGAWADAKDTDPTARASVTVAGKVYGAPLFVGVRALYYRTDVFQDLGLTAPKTQDELIATAKKVHKARPELYGLAVGGAYTYGAMPFIWANGGELATAEGTGAGAGGAGASYKAAINSPAARKGITAYTSLFGDDNCPAAKCAQMGGNATVTAFASGKAAMAIGGDFSHQAVEAGVVKGKYAVVPLPGTTPGSVAPAFAGGNNLGVLRSTGHRTLAVDLMKELAGKNTQGRLFDAMGFLPTYTDVRQRAAQREPFVKPFIDTLGAGAKFVPASAGWGQIDASLVLPTMFQEIVSGRKDVAAASDDAAKKMDAAFAAAAR, from the coding sequence GTGAAGCTTCCTGCCCGCATCGCCCTGCCCGTCGCGCTGCCCGTCACGCTCCTCGCCCTCGCCGCCTGCGCCCCACAGACCTCGAACGGCGCCGCCACGACCGACGACAAGAGCGGCACCCTGCGGGTCTGGCTCTTCCAGGAGGTCGACAACAAGCCCAAGGAACAGGTCGTCGACCAGGCCGTCGCCGCCTTCGAACAGCGCCACAAGGGCACGAAGGTCGAGGTCGAGTACATCCCCGTCGACACCCGCGCCCAGCGCGTCAAGGCCGCCTTCAACGACCCGAAGTCCGCGCCCGACCTCATCGAGTACGGCAACACCGACACCGCCGGCTACGTCAAGGACGGCGGACTCGCCGACATCACCGCCGAGTTCGGCGCCTGGGCCGACGCCAAGGACACCGACCCCACCGCCAGGGCCTCCGTCACCGTCGCCGGCAAGGTCTACGGCGCCCCGCTCTTCGTCGGCGTCCGGGCGCTCTACTACCGCACCGACGTCTTCCAGGACCTCGGCCTCACCGCGCCCAAGACCCAGGACGAGCTGATCGCCACCGCGAAGAAGGTCCACAAGGCCAGGCCCGAGCTGTACGGACTCGCCGTCGGCGGCGCGTACACCTACGGGGCCATGCCCTTCATCTGGGCCAACGGCGGCGAACTCGCCACCGCCGAAGGGACGGGCGCGGGGGCGGGCGGCGCGGGGGCCTCGTACAAGGCGGCGATCAACAGCCCCGCCGCCCGCAAGGGCATCACTGCCTACACCTCCCTCTTCGGCGACGACAACTGCCCCGCCGCCAAGTGCGCCCAGATGGGCGGCAACGCCACCGTCACCGCCTTCGCCTCCGGCAAGGCCGCCATGGCGATCGGCGGCGACTTCAGCCACCAGGCCGTCGAGGCCGGCGTCGTCAAGGGCAAGTACGCCGTCGTGCCGCTGCCCGGCACCACCCCCGGCTCCGTCGCCCCCGCCTTCGCCGGCGGCAACAACCTCGGCGTGCTCAGGAGCACCGGCCACCGCACCCTCGCCGTCGACCTCATGAAGGAACTCGCCGGCAAGAACACCCAGGGCAGGCTCTTCGACGCCATGGGCTTCCTGCCCACCTACACCGACGTCCGGCAGCGGGCCGCCCAGCGGGAACCCTTCGTCAAGCCCTTCATCGACACCCTCGGCGCCGGCGCCAAGTTCGTCCCCGCCTCCGCCGGCTGGGGCCAGATCGACGCCTCGCTCGTGCTGCCCACGATGTTCCAGGAGATCGTCAGCGGCCGTAAGGACGTCGCCGCCGCCTCCGACGACGCCGCGAAGAAGATGGACGCCGCCTTCGCCGCGGCGGCGCGCTGA